The sequence ACTGCAGAACTCTCCTATACTTCCTTTCTTAATATTTCAACATTTCTGTTGCTCTCTCTTCTTCATATCATAAACATCACACTGCCTTCCTAATGATACTAGCCTCTTTTTAGGCACGTGAGCAGTCATGGGCGAATCCCACCAGCTGTACTCTGGTGACAGCACACAGGACGGCCTGTGGTCGATCAGGTAGCGGTTTAAGTAGCTTTCCTCCAGTGCTCTGGCTGTCACCTTGTTCGCCTGGTCCTGAAGTATGAGCAAAGAACAGTCTCGAGCAAGTCTGCGCATCTGAGAAACTACCCCaccataaaactctgaggtgtAATAGTAGTCCCCCTCATCCTCCTCCACGCAAGCAGATGAATCTTCTTGGTCTTCGTATGGGAACTGATTTCGTGGCATTTGAAAAAACTCTGGGTGAAGCGTAGCCACGAGGTCTCCAAGGATTTCTTCCTCTACTGGGCCCACAAACTCTTGGTCAACATCAGTGCAGAAGACGTAATCAACCTCATTGCCAATCAAGTCCCAAATGGCTTCGGCAAATAGGACCATGCGACGGTAAGCTAACCTGTCCCAACCAGGCAGCTCCGCAGCTGGAAGCACCTTCATCTGTCGTCCAGGGCCCAGCTCAACCGGAGGATCCATAGTACGAGGATTGTCTGTAAGAATGTAATACGTGACCATCTGACCAGGGAGAAAGTGGGTTTCAGCTGAAGAGAGGAAATGACGGACAAACCGAGCATAAGTTCCGACCACAAGGGCCAGCAGGCCTACGTGGATTCCTCGTTCTGAGAGACTGGCCCTCCGCCCCACTGAATTGTGGCTGTCACCCCACACTAAAGGAGCTCCCCATGATGTCTCCTGTGGAGTTTTTGAGTCCACTGTCTTGATTGCAGACATGTCTTTCAGTATTGTTCCATCCTTCATTCCCAATACCTCAGTTAAGGGATGGGCTGACTTCAAATTGACAGCAGGTTTATGTCCATTAAAGAAGTCTAGAGAAACAAAAAGTTGTTAGTTGTTTAAGCACAAAAACTACACTGGACATGCACACCTAGTTATGGAGAAAACTTGAGACAGATAAATGTAAAACTCTGAAAGAACTGTgtcatacaggggttggacaatgaaactgaaacacctgtcattttagtgtgggaggtttcatggctaaattggaccagcctggtagccagtcttcattgattgcacattgcaccagtaagaacagagtgtgaaggttcaattagcagggtaagagcacagttttgctcaaaatattaaaatgcacacaacattatgggtgacataccagagttcaaaagaggacaaattgttggtgcacatcttgctggcgtatctgtgaccaagacagcaagtctttgtgatgtatcaagagccacggtatccagggtaatgtcagcataccaccaagaaggacgaaccacatccaacaggattaactgtggacgcaagaggaagctgtctgaaagggatgttcgggtgctaaccaggattgtatccaaaaaacataaaaccacggctgcccaaatcacagcagaattaaatgtgcacctcaactctcctgtttccaccagaactgtccgtcgggagctccacagggtcaatataaacggccgggctgctatagccaaaccattggtcactcatgccaatgccaaacgtcggtttctatggtgcaaggagtgcaaatcttgggctgtggacaatgtgaaacatgtattgttctctgatgagtccacctttactgttttccccacatccgggagagttacggtgtggagaatccccaaaaaagcgtaccacccagactgttgcatgcccagagtgaagcatgggggtggatcagtgatggtttgggctgccatatcatggcattcccttgtcccaatacttgtgctagatgggcgcgtcactgccaaggactaccgaaccattcttgaggaccatgtgcatccaatggttcaaacattgtatcctgaaggcggtgccgtgtatcaggatgacaatgcaccaatacacacagcaagactggtgaaagattggtttgatgaacatgaaagtgaagttgaacatctcccatgacctgcacagtcaccaaatctaaatattattgagccactttggggtgttttggaggagcaagtcaggaaacgttttcctccaccagtatcacgtagtgacctggccactatcctgcaagaagaatgacttaaaatccctctgaccactgtgcaggacttgtatatgtcattcccacgacgaattgacgctgtattggccgcaaaaggaggccctacaccatactaataaattattgtggtctaaaaccaggtgtttccgtttcattgtccaacccctgtatattgaaGTTTTTGttgcggaccaaagtgcagatgcaGGCGAGGAGATGGCATGCTGAGCAAAAACGATGATTTATTTAAGTCCAAACTCTGACAAAAcagaaggcaggcaggcagggtgTATCAGAGAGTTAACAGAAGTCCAGGTCTAACAGAGCATGAGAAACGAAGGGTACTTGGCGCAGGGAAGGTGACGCACAAACCAGCACTGAAAAAAGGAACTAgactaactaatatacagagggtaaCAAAAGGCAAGTAATCAaaagaactaagaacaggtgtgacatggaggaagggaggctgaaggaacaggtgaaactaatacaaagactgaagcatgaggaaagaaaataatcaacaaaacagtgaaacagacctaaaCGAAAATTATGGACCAAGATAAACATAGAATCTGAGAAACTGGAGAGAACACTACAACCTAAGAACTTAgcaaaatagaaaccataaagaaaccctgattATGAAAGGAAACAAGCCTAagccaacactgatagaacaaactgagaatgaagtggAGGAAAAccaggactagaataaaagtaaacaataactaaagctaacctctaaaaggagggactggagaataaagatgaACTGGAGGAACAAAACTAAGGACAGGAGAAAAAAGAGAAGTAAAACTGAGTAATAatcaactaaaagaggaaaactaatgacaagaggagaacacactgggagggagaagaaaaccagaactgtgggagaaacagaaaacaataaaccATGAATACAAAATcataaacaagaaacctctagccaacagtaaacaaaaccaaaaacaaagtccaaaatgtccaaACCCTGACAAACTGTGGCAAAATGCAGAGATGAACTTCATAAACAGGACTGGAAAAAATAGTTATGACTACTTGTTTAGAGCACAACTCATCTGAGGTCAAAGTAGGCTGCAAAGTTGTTCAGTACATTTTTCTGTGCATGCACTGTCCCGATACAAAGAGACAGAACATATTCCTCTGTATACTTACATATGATAAGTGACAGTACGAAACAGCACAGGAGAAGCTGTATTCTTTTCATTCTGACCGGGCCTGTTTAGGGACAAACACACGTTATTTAATGAAACATGTGCAACTCCGTACCAACTCCGTTTGTTATGAgacaggcagcagcattctgtatGGTTTCAAGGGGACTTAAAAAAGACTTGTTCACATCAAAATACAAGAAATCACAGTAATCCAGACGGCAAGTTATAAAAGCGTGGACAGCCTTTTCAAGGTCATtgcattttcaaaatgttttggctTTTGCTAGGAGAGGCAAGTAAAAGAAGCTCGTCCTAAccacattatttatttgtttgttaagTTTACAATTTCAAAGAGCACACCGAGATTTCTAACAGTATATGTGTAGCTGAAAGAAGAATCAAGGCCAGCTGTTGTACTGTTCCCAAATACAATACATTCAGTTTTGTCCTAATTCAAATGTAAACAATTACAAGCCAGCCACTATTTAATATCCCAGATGCAGGCAGACAaagaagtatatatatatacaggtccttctcaaaatattagcatattgtgataaagttaattattttcaataatgtaatgatgaaaatttaacattaatatattttagattcattgcacactaactgaaatatttcaggtcttttattgtcttaatacggatgattttggcatacagctcatgaaaacccaaaatttctatctcacaaaattagcatatcattaaaagggtctctaaatgagctatgaacctaatcatctgaatcaacgagttaactctaaacacctgcaaaagattcctgaggcctttaaaactcccagcctggttcatcactcaaaaccccaatcatgggtaagactgccgacctgactgctgtccagaaggccactattgacaccctcaagcaagaggttaagacacagaaataaatttctgaacgaataggctgttcccagagtgctgtatcaaggcacctcagtgggaagtctgtgggaaggaaaaagtgtggctgaaaacgctgcacaacgagaagaggtgaccggaccctgaggaagattgtggagaagggccgattccagaccttgggggacctgcggaagcagtggactgagtctggagtagaaacatccagagccaccgtgcacaggcgtgtgcaggaaatgggctacaggtgccgcattccccaggtcaagccacttttgaaccagaaacagcggcagaagcgcctgacctgggccacagagaagcagcactggactgttgctcagtggtccaaagtacttttttcggatgaaagcaaattctgcatgtcattcggaaatcaaggtgccagagtctggaggaagactggggagaaggaaatgccaaaatgccagaagtccagtgtcaagtacccacagtcagtgatggtctggggtgccgtgtcagctgctggtgttggtccactgtgttttatcaagggcagggtcaatgcagctagctatcaggagattttggagcacttcatgcttccatctgctgaaaagctttatggagatgaagatttcatttttcagcacgacctggcacctgctcacagtgccaaaaccactggtaaatggtttactgaccatggtatcactgtgctcaattggcctgccaactctcctgacctgaaccccatagagaatctgtgggatattgtgaagagaacgttgagagactcaagacccaacactctggatgagctaaaggccgctatcgtagcatcctgggcctccataagacctcagcagtgccacaggctgattgcctccatgccacgccgcattgaagcagtcatttctgcaaaaggattcccgaccaagtattgagtgcataactgtacatgattatttgaaggttgatgttttttgtattaaaaacacttttcttttattggtcggatgaaatatgctaattttgtgagataggaattttgggttttcatgagctgtatgccaaaatcatccgtattaagacaataaaagacctgaaatatttcagttagtgtgcaatgaatctaaaatatatgaatgttaaattttcatcatgacattatggaaaataatgaactttatcacaatatgctaatattttgagaaggacctgtatatatgaaGGAACATGTTGTGTTTGGCAATGATTGATCCAACTGGCATGTACAAAGAGAAAAGTGAGGGGCCAAGGATAGAGCCTTGCAGGACGCCACGTTTGCTGCCCATTGACATTTGCTACATGTCTTCCCCATTCTCTCTCTCCACTCCATTTCCTGTCTGGCAACTTGCAAAGTAAAGGCCACTAGAGctacaaaatttgaaaaaacaaaacaaaaataatgtttcatttaagaCAAACATAACCTAAATAGacataaaaagcagttttcatgGAAAAATAGGTTGTCCAAACCAGCCTGGTTAAAGTTAATTGCCACTATACCTAACAACTATTTGTGCAATCcatggcagcaacaactgctgtTATGTGTTGTCCATAGTCTTTTAAATCCCTTGGGAGAAATTTTGGGCCAGTCCTCTTTGCAGAACTGTTTTATTCATCCACACTGGAGGATTTTTGAACATGAACAGCTTGAGTTTAAGTTCATTAACTGATGGCTGCAAATTCTACAGGATTTTCTGTTAGAGAGCAGAATCCATGTCTACATCAATTACATTCATCTAGGTTTTTAGGCAGCAAATCAGCTCCAGACCATGATACTggtaccaccatgtttgactgtagctattattttcttttctagaTGTATTGTGATGTATAACACTGAGACTGAAAAGGCCAACAGTGTCCTAGCTTTGGTTTTGAGACCTCCTGGATTAATTTGCCAATGTGCTCTTGAAGTAATATTGGCAGGCCGGCCACTCCTTGAAGGGTTCACCActcttccatgttttctccatttgtagatGAAGTCTCTTGGTCTTTTCTTGTGTGTTTGGCCCAGAACATCAAAGcgttagaaatggctttgttatATTTTCCAGACttatagatgtcagtgactttctttctgatttgttcttgaatttctttaaattggggcatggtgtgttgttttttgaaacattttgcctacttcatgctgttaGGCAGGATTTATTCAAGTATTTTTTGTATTCTATAGTAATCTGGCCTAGGTATGGATAGTGCATTGAATTTagctttttaaacaatattGTAAAACAAGTTTAATTAAAGAGTTAATAAGGGGTTATAACTTTCATTTACATGCAACCAGGTAGATTTAGATacgttttttactttaaaaaaatgaaattgtcagttgaaaatattgttttgtatttaaccATGTAATTCTTGTCTGATATTTAGAGTTATTTAATAATCCAAAATCTGAAAGGGGGAATATACTTTTTCGCACCACTTTacttaaaaatcagtttttaaagctgTTAGGAAATAAGCtacattttacaacaaaataagTTTGTCTAtgtattttcctttctttttttgttatttctgaCACAGTTGTCTGGTTtgagttgagtggaaggaaaacaagaaGATAAGGAATGACATTCTCATGAAAAAAACTGTCATCGGCATGACGACGTGTGATACCTTAGGCAAACATAGAAAACAAATCAGACTGTTGAATGTCAAACATCCTAAAAGGCATGCAAGTCACATAGGTCATAAAGGTTTTTATGACACATCTCTAGAATTACAATTACAAACAGACTGAATATCAGCTGCATCATTCCCAGCTATCTTATTTAAAAGGCAACTAAATGCACACACAACGCACATCAAGAGGTTAGATGAAGAAATGACCAAAGAAAGAGGCTGAGCAGAGGCCATAGAAAGTTTACTAACCTGCAGGAGACTTGCAGAGCAGGAAAAGTGCCATATTGCTATTGACTGTTGGAATAAACTCACAAAGCCTATTCTACGGAAAGTATAGGAAACAATTTTTGCCCCAAGCTCAGGCAGCCTCTTTTTTGCCATTAAACCCACGGATTTTGGACATTGGCTCTCCAAAGCTTCAGATTCTCTCTTCACTCAAGGCTTTCAGATTATTTTCCTCTCCCCTTGCTACACATACTGAATCTTCTTTCCAGCCCCCTTCCACCCCGGCACATtccttttaagttttttttttttgactctaGGAGCAAAATCCAGGCAGCCATAAGTTGAGAAAAACACAACCAGGGAAGTGCGACTGCTGaaaatgcacacacatttaAGAACAGCAGGGATAAACAACTTATCTTCCTTCCCACGCTGGAGGAAGAAACGTTAAAAAATGCATGATACTCAGGGTAGAGGATCACTAAATAGTTGGGGTTCTTCGAAACTTAACTTTtcagaaaattcagaaaaacctattgtctctttaaaaaatagtaaaaagaaagtaaactgaattgttttatttatacaggtccttctcaaaatattagcatattgtgattaagttcattattttccataatgtcatgatgaaaatttaacattcatatattttagattcattgcacactaactgaaatatttcaggtcttttattgtcttaatacggatgattgtggcatacagctcatgaaaacccaaaattcctatctcacaaaattagcatatttcatctgactaataaaagaaaagtgtttttaatacaaaaaacgtcaatcttcaaataatcatgtacagttatgcactcaatacttggtcgggaatcctttggcagaaatgactgcttcaatgcggcgtggcatggaggcaatcagcctgtggcactgctgaggtcttatggaggcccaggatgcttcgatagcggcctttagctcatccagagtgttgggtcttgagtctctcaacgttctcttcacaatatcccacagattctttatggggttcaggtcaggagagttggcaggccaattgagcacagtaatatcatggtcagtaaaccatttaccagtggttttggcactgtgagcaggtgccaggttgtgctgaaaaatgaaatcttcatctccataaagcttttcagcagatggaagcatgaagtgctccaaaatctcctgatagctagctgcattgaccctgcccttgataaaacacagtggaccaacaccagcagctgacacggcaccccagaccatcactgactgtgggtacttgacactggacttctggcattttggcatttccttctccccagtcttcctccagactctggcaccttgatttccgaatgacatgcagaatttgctttcatccgaaaaaagtactttggaccactgagcaacagtccagtgctgcttctctgtagcccaggtcaggcgcttctgccgctgtttctggttcaaaagtggcttgacctggggaatgcggcacctgtagcccatttcctgcacacgcctgtgcacggtggctctggatgtttctactccagactcagtccactgcttccgcaggtccaccaaggtctggaatcggcccttctccacaatcttcctcagggtctggtcacctcttctcgttgtgcagcgttttctgccacactttttccttcccacagacttcccactgaggtgccttgatacagcactctgggaacagcctattcgttcagaaatttatttctgtgtctgacccttttaatgatatgctaattttgtgagataggaattttgggttttcatgagctgtatgccaaaatcatccgtattaagacaataaaagacctgaaatatttcagttagtgtgcaattaatctaaaatatgtgaatgttaaattttcatcatgacattatggaaaataatgaactttatcacaatatgctaatattttgagaaggacctgtagttagtTAGTATtgatgttggatttgttttgtcCACAAGGTGGAGATATTCAGTTGGAAATAGACTGATAGAAGGCTGTGCACAGAAAACATGAGAggtcaaatattgtttttaacaaaatctgtCCAGGAGATGGTATAGTAAATTTACTACTCCTCTGTCAGTCTATATTCAACCTCATTGggccatttctttttttaaagagtcCACTGACAGCTCTTAATAGCTGAATCAAAGCACAGTTCAGTTGAAAccacatatttacatacacgGCATAAAATACATATGACCTTTTTTCAGTGTCTGACAATGAATCAGACCATATCTTTTCAGGTCAGGTAGGATTATcagaattatttctatttggcttaatgccagaataatgacaaaaataatttatttagaaatatttagaaatattaatACCATTCTTTAAAGTCATAACCTTAAAAATCCAATATTCCtatgtctttaaaacatttggtaAAGTCCATGATGCTgtggctttgtaagcttctgataggttaattcAAAACAACATGTGTTAAATGGAGGCGaacccatatacaggtccttctcaaaatattagcatattgtgataaagttaattattttccattatgtcatgatgaaaatttaacattcatatattt comes from Girardinichthys multiradiatus isolate DD_20200921_A chromosome 20, DD_fGirMul_XY1, whole genome shotgun sequence and encodes:
- the LOC124856283 gene encoding globoside alpha-1,3-N-acetylgalactosaminyltransferase 1-like, whose product is MALFLLCKSPAGPVRMKRIQLLLCCFVLSLIIYFFNGHKPAVNLKSAHPLTEVLGMKDGTILKDMSAIKTVDSKTPQETSWGAPLVWGDSHNSVGRRASLSERGIHVGLLALVVGTYARFVRHFLSSAETHFLPGQMVTYYILTDNPRTMDPPVELGPGRQMKVLPAAELPGWDRLAYRRMVLFAEAIWDLIGNEVDYVFCTDVDQEFVGPVEEEILGDLVATLHPEFFQMPRNQFPYEDQEDSSACVEEDEGDYYYTSEFYGGVVSQMRRLARDCSLLILQDQANKVTARALEESYLNRYLIDHRPSCVLSPEYSWWDSPMTAHVPKKRLVSLGRQCDVYDMKKREQQKC